In a genomic window of Octopus sinensis unplaced genomic scaffold, ASM634580v1 Contig01712, whole genome shotgun sequence:
- the LOC115227096 gene encoding uncharacterized protein LOC115227096, whose product MPRPESEFPPRMKDHSLINFVTTTTSSKKDLMDLQLARYIFSTNTPFAAVEHPEFVKFVQMLLPGYRLPSRHQIGGTLLDHVYDQIHEDCRQRLQDKTVSMMLDGWSNIHNEPVICVSVVTSDGENYLIDTVDTSGYSHTAEYLQSVALASAQLAEQRFGCKIGSLVTDNAANMTKMRRIMMEDGNEIITYGCSAHYLNLLVKDVEVADVKGTIVTINKYFRNVHLPAAWYKSNGGKKLVLPIDVRWNTLSDCFQSYLDNWSIILRTCEEHRTDIDTEIFSKVQNISLKRRVEEYLMLIKPIAVALDKIQNDSTTISHAVEIWKELEQTYIDNGCTNILGKVRIRAKQALTPFHLLAN is encoded by the coding sequence ATGCCGAGACCTGAAAGCGAATTTCCTCCAAGGATGAAGGACCATTCATTAATCAATTTCGTAACTACGACGACTTCATCTAAGAAAGATTTGATGGATCTGCAACTCGCTAGAtacatattttctacaaacaCTCCGTTTGCTGCTGTAGAACATCCCGAATTTGTCAAATTCGTCCAAATGCTTCTTCCTGGGTATCGTTTACCCTCTCGTCATCAAATTGGTGGTACATTACTTGATCATGTGTACGACCAAATACATGAAGACTGTCGACAAAGACTCCAGGACAAAACAGTGTCTATGATGTTGGACGGGTGGAGCAACATTCATAATGAACCCGTTATTTGTGTCTCGGTTGTGACATCAGATGGGGAAAATTATCTCATTGACACTGTGGACACTTCTGGATATAGCCACACTGCGGAATATCTTCAATCTGTTGCTTTAGCCTCCGCACAATTGGCTGAACAACGGTTTGGATGTAAAATCGGCAGTCTTGTAACGGATAATGCTGCCAACATGACTAAAATGAGACGGATAATGATGGAAGATGGCAATGAAATAATTACTTATGGTTGCTCGGCACATTATCTCAACCTTCTTGTGAAGGATGTCGAGGTAGCGGACGTTAAAGGAACTATTGtaacaatcaataaatatttccgAAACGTCCATCTTCCAGCTGCATGGTACAAATCTAATGGAGGAAAAAAACTCGTTCTTCCGATTGATGTACGGTGGAACACTTTATCAGACTGTTTTCAATCTTATCTGGATAATTGGTCTATTATTTTGAGAACTTGTGAGGAACACAGAACGGATATTGATACAGAGATTTTTTCCAAGGTCCAAAATATTTCCCTAAAACGACGCGTTGAAGAATATCTGATGCTTATTAAACCAATTGCTGTCGCTTTAGATAAAATTCAGAATGATTCTACCACGATTAGTCATGCTGTAGAAATTTGGAAAGAACTTGAACAGACATATATTGACAATGGATGTACGAATATTTTAGGAAAAGTGAGAATTCGAGCAAAACAAGCATTAACACCTTTCCACTTACTTGCAAATTGA